Proteins encoded together in one Carya illinoinensis cultivar Pawnee chromosome 3, C.illinoinensisPawnee_v1, whole genome shotgun sequence window:
- the LOC122302626 gene encoding uncharacterized protein LOC122302626 produces MVVEKVISRPQDAFVKGRQKLDAVLIANECLDNRLKLGEPGLLCKLDMEKAYNRVNWSFLLYMLERFGFGMKWCSWIKHFISTLGYGSYPFIEGSPSMLQSHFRFEGELGQIRGSSGGHVHNVDSMTTILGCKISHLPMKYLGLPLGAHYKSISIWNDVLEKMERKLASWKQMYLSKGGRVTLIKVPSPTY; encoded by the exons ATGGTGGTGGAGAAAGTAATATCAAGACCCCAAGATGCCTTTGTGAAGGGGAGGCAAAAACTCGATGCGGTGCTTATTGCCAACGAATGTCTGGATAATAGACTCAAGTTGGGAGAGCCAGGGCTTCTTTGCaaactagacatggaaaaggcctaTAATAGAGTCAATTGGAGCTTCTTACTCTATATGCTAGAGAGATTTGGTTTTGGGATGAAGTGGTGCTCATGGATCAAACATTTCATCTCTACG CTAGGATATGGATCATATCCATTCATTGAGGGCTCTCCTTCTATGCTTCAAAGTCATTTCCGGTTTGAAGGTGAACTTGGGCAAATCAGAGGTAGTTCTGGTGGGCATGTACACAATGTGGATAGTATGACTACTATTTTGGGATGTAAGATTTCTCATCTAcctatgaaatatcttggcctcCCGTTGGGTGCTCATTACAAATCGATATCCATTTGGAATGATGTACTAGAAAAGATGGAGCGGAAACTTGCTAGTTGGAAGCAGATGTACTTATCCAAAGGTGGTAGAGTTACACTTATCAAAGTACCCTCTCCAACCTATTGA